A genomic segment from Actinoplanes sichuanensis encodes:
- a CDS encoding NAD(P)-binding domain-containing protein: MGDSVTTVVVGAGHAGLAASHFLRERGVDHVVLERGQVGNSWRTERWDSLRLLTPNWLSRLPGQDYDGDDPDGYMTMAEVVAFIERFAAGAPVRTGVNVTSVRRTDEGFAVDDLRCRSVVIASGACNVPVVPDFGDLGVHQVTPFDYHNPDKLPDGGVLVVGASATGVQLAAELRAAGRHVVLSVGEHTRMPRRHRDRDVLWWMHETGLWAQRYDEVDDLDRARRLPSPQLAGGLEVDLNTLTDAGVELVGRLATVRDGVALFSGGLRNVCSLADLKANRMLAGFDEWAGLTDRVPLEPTRVPAKPRLRLDLGGGEIGTIVWATGFRPDYSWLDLPVLDDRGRLRHDGGVTDIPGLYALGLPVLRRRRSTFLHGIEDDARYVVDHLIRTSRGTFDQSVSEAR, from the coding sequence TTGGGCGACAGCGTCACCACGGTCGTCGTCGGCGCGGGGCACGCCGGGCTGGCGGCCAGCCACTTCCTGCGCGAGCGGGGCGTCGACCACGTCGTTCTGGAACGGGGGCAGGTCGGCAACTCGTGGCGCACCGAGCGTTGGGACTCGCTGCGGCTGCTCACCCCCAACTGGCTGAGCCGGCTGCCCGGACAGGACTACGACGGCGACGACCCGGACGGGTACATGACGATGGCCGAGGTGGTCGCGTTCATCGAGCGCTTCGCCGCCGGGGCGCCCGTCCGGACCGGGGTGAACGTGACGTCGGTACGGCGTACCGACGAAGGTTTCGCCGTCGATGATCTGCGCTGCCGGTCGGTGGTGATCGCCAGCGGCGCGTGCAACGTGCCGGTCGTGCCCGACTTCGGGGACCTCGGCGTCCATCAGGTCACGCCGTTCGACTACCACAATCCCGACAAGCTGCCGGACGGCGGTGTGCTCGTCGTCGGCGCCTCGGCCACCGGCGTGCAACTCGCCGCCGAGTTGCGGGCGGCCGGGCGGCACGTGGTGCTCTCGGTGGGGGAGCACACCCGGATGCCGCGTCGGCACCGCGACCGCGACGTGCTGTGGTGGATGCACGAGACCGGGCTGTGGGCGCAGCGCTACGACGAGGTGGACGACCTCGACCGGGCCCGGCGGCTGCCGTCGCCGCAGCTCGCCGGTGGCCTCGAGGTCGACCTCAACACGCTGACCGACGCCGGGGTGGAGCTGGTCGGACGGCTGGCCACGGTCCGCGACGGGGTGGCGCTGTTCTCCGGCGGGCTGCGCAACGTGTGCTCGCTCGCCGACCTGAAGGCGAACCGGATGCTGGCCGGCTTCGACGAGTGGGCCGGGCTGACCGATCGGGTTCCGCTGGAGCCGACCCGAGTTCCGGCGAAGCCTCGGCTACGCCTCGACCTGGGCGGCGGCGAGATCGGCACGATCGTGTGGGCGACCGGCTTCCGGCCCGACTACTCCTGGCTGGACCTGCCGGTCCTCGACGACCGGGGCCGGTTGCGCCACGACGGCGGCGTGACCGACATCCCCGGGCTGTACGCCCTGGGTCTGCCGGTGCTACGCCGCCGTCGGTCGACCTTCCTGCACGGGATCGAGGACGACGCCCGCTACGTCGTCGATCACCTGATCCGTACGTCGCGCGGCACCTTCGACCAGTCGGTGTCCGAGGCCAGGTAG
- a CDS encoding rhamnogalacturonan lyase: MSPRTGRLWKACVAAAVLAAALPASPAASHPRGGPRMERLDRGLVAATTGEGVFLSWRLLANEATGSSATGLTGANFTVYRDGRRIATVTDSTNFLDREGTATSRYRVSGAESVTPWPTNYTELPLRKPADGSDYTYSANDMSVGDVDGDGQYEYIVKWDPSNSKDVSQVGYTGPVYVDTYRADGTLLHRIDLGVNIRAGAHYTQFLVYDFDGDGRSEMMMKTAPGTKTIRNGRERFITTPGHAPTEDYRLSAAGYYEHVVQMFLGWDRHPEVVAGHWPATLEQAFGIAPQYRYPLSRADAEKLTDYFMDVYAPSRSTRNNLRAFEGFIVDGPEYLTVFDGATGRELQTIEYKPGRHDDGLMWGDYAMPRIEPANRVDRFLAGVAYLDGRHPSAVFARGYYTRTTLVSYRWTGRKLVEDWYVDSGWTPMTNPFNDSPHGRDGTSAKYGKITTQGFHSLSAADVDQDGRQEIVYGSATIDDDGDVLYSSFDTLPDGVTQARLGHGDAMHVTDIDPDRPGLEIFTVHEGATSAPYGMAMRDAKTGEVLFGTYSGRDTGRGMVGDVLPGTRGVESWASMPGGSEALGLHSATGEVLTGTIPGTNASIRWAADLTTQIVNGAQEVTPTIDDWTRGRLLTADGTRTNNGTKGNPSLVADVLGDWREELLVRTADSSAIRIYLSTEVTNHKLYTLMQDPQYRVEVARQQTTYNQPSYPSFYLASDTDWSKVPRDVRIR; encoded by the coding sequence ATGAGTCCCCGTACCGGAAGATTGTGGAAAGCGTGCGTCGCGGCCGCCGTGCTGGCCGCCGCCCTGCCCGCGTCGCCCGCCGCCTCGCATCCGCGCGGCGGACCGCGGATGGAACGCCTCGACCGCGGCCTGGTCGCGGCCACGACCGGCGAGGGCGTCTTCCTGAGCTGGCGCCTGCTGGCGAACGAGGCCACCGGCTCGTCGGCGACCGGCCTGACCGGCGCGAACTTCACCGTCTACCGGGATGGCAGACGGATCGCGACGGTCACCGACAGCACCAACTTCCTGGACCGCGAGGGTACGGCCACCTCCCGCTACCGGGTCAGCGGAGCAGAGTCGGTCACCCCGTGGCCGACGAACTACACGGAGCTCCCGCTGCGGAAACCGGCGGACGGATCCGACTACACCTACTCGGCGAACGACATGAGCGTCGGCGACGTGGACGGCGACGGGCAGTACGAATACATCGTCAAGTGGGACCCGTCCAACTCCAAGGACGTCTCCCAGGTGGGGTACACCGGGCCGGTCTACGTCGACACCTACCGGGCCGACGGCACCCTGCTGCACCGCATCGACCTGGGCGTGAACATCCGGGCCGGCGCGCACTACACCCAGTTCCTGGTCTACGACTTCGACGGCGACGGCCGCTCCGAGATGATGATGAAGACCGCTCCCGGCACGAAGACGATCCGTAACGGTCGCGAGCGGTTCATCACCACACCGGGGCACGCTCCGACCGAGGACTACCGGCTGAGCGCGGCCGGCTACTACGAACACGTCGTGCAGATGTTCCTCGGCTGGGACCGGCACCCGGAGGTGGTCGCCGGGCACTGGCCCGCGACGCTGGAGCAGGCGTTCGGCATCGCTCCGCAGTATCGGTACCCGCTGAGCCGGGCCGACGCCGAGAAGCTGACCGACTACTTCATGGACGTGTACGCCCCGTCCCGCAGCACCCGCAACAACCTGCGCGCGTTCGAGGGTTTCATCGTCGACGGCCCCGAATATCTGACGGTGTTCGACGGGGCGACCGGTCGTGAGCTGCAGACGATCGAGTACAAGCCGGGCCGTCACGACGACGGTCTGATGTGGGGCGACTACGCGATGCCCCGGATCGAGCCGGCCAACCGGGTCGACCGGTTCCTGGCCGGGGTGGCGTACCTGGACGGCAGGCATCCGTCGGCGGTGTTCGCCCGGGGCTACTACACCCGCACGACGCTGGTCAGCTACCGCTGGACCGGCCGCAAGCTGGTCGAGGACTGGTACGTGGATTCGGGCTGGACGCCGATGACGAACCCGTTCAACGACTCCCCGCACGGGCGGGACGGCACGTCGGCGAAGTACGGGAAGATCACCACTCAGGGCTTCCACTCGCTGAGCGCGGCGGATGTCGATCAGGACGGCAGGCAGGAGATCGTCTACGGCTCGGCCACCATCGACGACGACGGTGACGTGCTGTACTCCTCGTTCGACACGCTGCCGGACGGTGTGACGCAGGCCCGGCTCGGGCACGGCGACGCCATGCACGTGACCGACATCGACCCGGACCGGCCGGGCCTGGAGATCTTCACCGTGCACGAGGGTGCCACCTCGGCCCCGTACGGCATGGCGATGCGCGACGCGAAGACCGGCGAGGTGCTGTTCGGGACGTACTCGGGCCGCGACACCGGCCGGGGCATGGTCGGTGACGTGCTCCCGGGCACCCGGGGTGTCGAGTCGTGGGCGAGCATGCCCGGCGGTTCCGAGGCGCTCGGCCTGCACAGCGCCACCGGCGAGGTGTTGACCGGCACGATCCCCGGCACCAACGCGAGCATCCGGTGGGCGGCCGACCTGACCACCCAGATCGTCAACGGCGCGCAGGAGGTGACGCCGACGATCGACGACTGGACCCGGGGGCGGCTGCTGACCGCCGACGGGACCCGCACGAACAACGGCACGAAGGGCAACCCGAGCCTGGTCGCCGACGTCCTCGGTGACTGGCGGGAGGAGCTGCTGGTGCGGACGGCGGACAGCTCGGCGATCCGGATCTACCTGAGCACCGAGGTGACGAACCACAAGCTGTACACGCTCATGCAGGACCCGCAGTACCGGGTCGAGGTGGCCCGCCAGCAGACCACCTACAACCAGCCGTCCTACCCGAGCTTCTACCTGGCCTCGGACACCGACTGGTCGAAGGTGCCGCGCGACGTACGGATCAGGTGA
- a CDS encoding alpha-glucuronidase — protein sequence MTSTPSPVIHPAWLPAEAFRALGSRRVRVDTAGDAGLLVGTVLAEVSRACARFGGSVQPPEAPADLVLTLAPRSRGDAARHGGPRPDRDLDGFRIGRRGASTVVTGDGPAGLFYGLFEVVRRGEAAFDPGLADERHEPAFGLRVLDHWDNVFVHRVMGQVERGYAGGSLFWDDGRLRDDLTRVGDYARLLAASGINAVTVNNVNVHAGETHLLTDRLGEVATIASTLRPYGIRLHLSINFAAPVILGDLPTADPLDPDVRRWWSDTTERVFETIPDFGGYLVKADSEGRPGPFSYGRTHADGANMLADALAPYDAPVRWRAFVYNHRQDWRDRSTDRARAAYDHFAPLDGRFRDNVILQVKHGPMDFQTREPVSPVLLAMSDTRLAVELQVTQEYTGQQKHVCYLPPMWSSVLGFQPTGDDGPTLATRLSGGVLSAVANVGDDPFWTGHPLAQANLYAVGRLGWTPGRDPAEILDEWIGLTFPGTPRHLLHALMDDSWETYEQYTAPLGVGFMVRPGHHYGPDVDGYEYTPWGTYHFADRDGLGVDRTVATGTGYTAQYPRPWSERYEHPDTCPDELLLFFHHVPYTHVLHSGSTVIQHIYDTRFAGAQRVAEMQAAWAQAAELVDPAVHTRVTERLAEQRRSAEEWRDQLNTYFHRKSGIPDAKGRPIH from the coding sequence GTGACCTCCACACCGTCACCCGTGATCCATCCGGCCTGGTTGCCGGCGGAGGCGTTCCGCGCCCTGGGCTCCCGCCGCGTCCGGGTCGACACCGCCGGCGATGCCGGACTTCTCGTCGGCACCGTCCTCGCCGAGGTGTCCCGGGCCTGCGCCCGCTTCGGTGGAAGCGTCCAGCCGCCGGAGGCCCCCGCCGACCTCGTCCTCACCCTCGCTCCGCGATCTCGGGGAGACGCGGCACGCCATGGTGGCCCTCGACCGGATCGAGACCTCGACGGCTTCCGGATCGGGCGGCGGGGTGCGTCGACGGTCGTGACCGGGGACGGCCCGGCCGGACTGTTCTACGGCCTGTTCGAGGTGGTCCGCCGGGGCGAGGCCGCCTTCGACCCGGGGCTCGCCGACGAACGACACGAACCCGCGTTCGGCCTCCGCGTCCTGGACCACTGGGACAACGTCTTCGTGCACCGGGTGATGGGCCAGGTCGAACGGGGCTACGCCGGTGGCTCGCTCTTCTGGGACGACGGCCGCCTGCGCGACGACCTCACCCGGGTCGGCGATTACGCACGGTTGCTGGCGGCCTCCGGCATCAACGCGGTCACCGTCAACAACGTCAACGTCCACGCGGGCGAGACCCACCTGCTCACCGACCGGCTCGGCGAGGTCGCCACGATCGCCTCAACCCTGCGGCCGTACGGGATCCGCCTGCACCTGTCGATCAATTTCGCCGCGCCCGTCATCCTGGGTGACCTGCCGACCGCCGACCCGCTCGACCCGGACGTCCGCCGCTGGTGGTCGGACACCACCGAGCGGGTGTTCGAGACCATCCCCGATTTCGGCGGCTACCTGGTGAAAGCCGACTCCGAGGGCCGGCCCGGCCCGTTCAGCTACGGCCGTACCCACGCCGACGGCGCCAACATGCTCGCCGACGCTCTGGCCCCGTACGATGCCCCGGTCCGGTGGCGGGCGTTCGTCTACAACCACCGGCAGGACTGGCGGGACCGTTCCACCGATCGGGCCCGCGCCGCGTACGACCACTTCGCGCCGCTCGACGGGCGGTTCCGGGACAACGTGATCCTGCAGGTCAAGCACGGCCCGATGGACTTCCAGACCCGCGAGCCGGTGTCCCCGGTCCTGCTCGCCATGTCCGACACCCGCCTGGCGGTCGAGCTGCAGGTCACCCAGGAGTACACCGGCCAGCAGAAACACGTCTGCTACCTGCCCCCGATGTGGAGTTCGGTGCTCGGCTTCCAGCCGACCGGCGACGACGGCCCGACCCTGGCGACACGACTGTCCGGCGGTGTCCTGTCGGCGGTCGCCAACGTCGGTGACGACCCGTTCTGGACCGGGCACCCGCTGGCGCAGGCCAACCTCTACGCGGTCGGCCGCCTCGGCTGGACGCCCGGCCGTGACCCGGCGGAGATCCTCGACGAGTGGATCGGCCTGACGTTCCCGGGCACCCCGCGGCACCTCCTACACGCGTTGATGGACGACTCCTGGGAGACGTACGAGCAGTACACCGCCCCGCTCGGAGTCGGTTTCATGGTCCGGCCCGGCCACCACTACGGCCCGGACGTGGACGGCTACGAGTACACCCCGTGGGGCACCTACCACTTCGCCGATCGTGACGGTCTAGGCGTCGACCGGACCGTCGCCACCGGAACCGGTTACACCGCCCAGTACCCCCGCCCGTGGTCGGAGCGCTACGAGCACCCGGACACCTGCCCCGACGAACTGCTGCTCTTCTTCCACCACGTCCCCTACACCCATGTGCTGCACAGCGGCTCGACGGTGATCCAGCACATCTACGACACCCGTTTCGCCGGCGCGCAGCGGGTCGCCGAGATGCAGGCCGCCTGGGCACAGGCGGCGGAACTGGTCGACCCGGCCGTCCACACGCGGGTCACCGAGCGCCTGGCCGAGCAGCGCCGCAGCGCCGAGGAGTGGCGCGACCAGCTCAACACCTACTTCCACCGCAAGTCCGGCATCCCCGACGCCAAAGGCCGCCCGATCCACTGA
- a CDS encoding LiaF transmembrane domain-containing protein has protein sequence MKRYGSVWLAMLLLVAGLVWLLNRLAPALDLTGVLRDWWPLAMIAVGLGGAWNLREPLGPAKGPAIFALLGIAILLVIHNPVPEDWRPALPPLGLCALGVAILVGRVMSAVASPPRTLERVLLIGLGRRLEWPVATPSILDVRALAGGSIITIPAGSARAARMEITALLSDVEVVVPAGWAVFVEPDGGARRAPGVPAAADAATADLEIQSQRFLGQVVVRAAT, from the coding sequence GTGAAGCGGTACGGCTCGGTGTGGCTGGCGATGCTGCTGCTGGTCGCTGGGCTGGTCTGGCTGCTCAACCGTCTCGCGCCGGCGCTCGATCTGACCGGCGTCCTGCGTGACTGGTGGCCGCTCGCGATGATCGCCGTCGGCCTCGGTGGCGCCTGGAACCTGCGGGAGCCGCTCGGCCCGGCCAAGGGCCCGGCGATCTTCGCGCTGCTCGGGATCGCCATCCTGCTGGTGATCCACAATCCGGTTCCGGAGGACTGGCGTCCGGCCCTGCCACCGCTGGGCCTGTGTGCTCTCGGGGTGGCGATCCTGGTCGGCCGGGTGATGAGCGCGGTCGCCAGCCCGCCCCGGACCCTCGAACGTGTCCTGCTGATCGGACTCGGCCGCCGCCTCGAATGGCCGGTCGCCACCCCGTCGATCCTCGACGTCCGCGCCCTGGCCGGCGGCTCGATCATCACCATCCCGGCCGGATCGGCCCGCGCCGCGCGGATGGAGATCACCGCGCTGCTGTCCGACGTCGAGGTGGTCGTGCCGGCCGGGTGGGCGGTCTTCGTCGAACCGGACGGCGGTGCCCGCCGCGCACCGGGTGTTCCGGCGGCCGCCGACGCGGCGACGGCCGACCTGGAGATCCAGTCCCAGCGGTTCCTCGGCCAGGTGGTGGTCCGGGCGGCTACGTGA
- a CDS encoding beta-galactosidase has product MKIRYGGDYNPEQWPKDVWEEDHRLFDAAHIDTLTVGVFTWALTQPGPDVYDFSTLDAIIERAAAAGRRICLATGTGAHPAWMARAHPSVTRTDFEGRKHRFGQRHNSCPSSPDFRRFSVEVARRIARRYAGNPAIVAWHVGNEYGGACYCDLCAAGFREWLRARYGSLSALNAAWYTTFWSHTFTDWDEIEPPSALTEHWRGPDHTAFQGITLDYLRFMSDAMLANYRDEKAAIRQSDPDTPVTTNFMGLYRPIDYHRWAADLDFVSWDNYPPDDRSAARMALAHDLMRGLKGGQPFWLMEQTPSVTACRDVNPLKRPGVMRLWSWQAVAHGADAVLFFQMRAGRGASEKYHGAVIGHSGRSDTRVFREVADLGAELSALGPVTLGARTPARVALLFDWDSWWALEISDGPTRLVRYLDVVTAYHRALWQLGADLDVIPVTAPLDDYDVVVAPALHMIKNGLADRLAAVAFRGGTVLTTFLSGRVDEDDNAFRTEPLSPLLGIRVDEWDAREASYVNPVTINGSTFESRLLFELVIPEGADVVGTYRTDFYAGTAAVTRNEWGAGHAWYVGAALDDAGVSAVIREVLSRHGLLGPCADLPDVETAVRVTPDGDRLLFVLNHGAAPVELPPACAGVDLLSGHPVRTLGPNGVAIYSISASPGVSSAWKTATASPPGPAITQM; this is encoded by the coding sequence GTGAAGATCCGGTACGGCGGCGACTACAACCCGGAGCAGTGGCCGAAGGACGTGTGGGAGGAGGATCATCGGCTGTTCGACGCCGCGCACATCGACACGCTCACCGTGGGTGTGTTCACGTGGGCGCTGACGCAGCCCGGCCCGGACGTCTACGACTTCAGCACCCTGGACGCGATCATCGAGCGGGCGGCGGCCGCGGGCCGGCGGATCTGCCTGGCCACCGGCACCGGGGCGCATCCGGCCTGGATGGCCCGCGCCCATCCGTCGGTGACCCGGACCGATTTCGAGGGGCGGAAGCACCGGTTCGGGCAGCGGCACAACTCGTGCCCGAGTTCGCCGGACTTCCGGCGTTTCTCGGTCGAGGTGGCCCGCCGGATCGCTCGGCGATACGCCGGAAATCCGGCGATCGTCGCGTGGCACGTCGGCAACGAGTACGGCGGAGCCTGCTACTGCGACCTCTGCGCGGCCGGTTTCCGGGAGTGGTTGCGCGCGCGGTACGGCTCGCTGTCCGCCCTCAACGCCGCCTGGTACACCACGTTCTGGTCACACACGTTCACCGACTGGGACGAGATCGAACCGCCGTCGGCGCTCACCGAGCACTGGCGCGGGCCCGATCACACCGCCTTCCAGGGGATCACCCTCGACTATCTGCGGTTCATGTCGGACGCGATGCTGGCGAACTACCGGGACGAGAAGGCGGCGATCCGGCAGTCGGATCCGGACACGCCCGTCACCACCAATTTCATGGGGCTCTACCGGCCGATCGACTACCACCGGTGGGCGGCCGACCTCGACTTCGTCTCCTGGGACAATTATCCGCCCGACGACAGGTCGGCGGCCCGGATGGCGCTCGCCCATGATCTGATGCGCGGACTCAAGGGCGGGCAGCCGTTCTGGCTCATGGAGCAGACACCCAGCGTGACCGCGTGCCGTGACGTCAACCCGCTCAAACGGCCCGGCGTGATGCGGTTGTGGAGCTGGCAGGCGGTCGCCCACGGAGCCGACGCGGTGCTGTTCTTCCAGATGCGAGCCGGTCGCGGGGCCAGCGAGAAGTACCACGGCGCGGTGATCGGTCACAGCGGCCGCTCCGACACCCGGGTGTTCCGGGAGGTCGCCGACCTCGGCGCCGAGTTGTCGGCACTCGGGCCGGTCACGCTCGGTGCACGGACACCGGCGCGGGTGGCGCTGCTGTTCGACTGGGACAGCTGGTGGGCGCTGGAGATCTCGGACGGGCCGACCCGTCTCGTCCGCTATCTCGACGTGGTCACCGCCTACCACCGGGCACTGTGGCAGCTCGGCGCCGACCTCGACGTGATCCCGGTGACCGCCCCGCTGGACGACTACGACGTGGTGGTGGCGCCCGCCCTCCATATGATCAAGAACGGTCTCGCGGATCGGCTCGCCGCGGTCGCCTTCCGCGGCGGGACGGTGCTCACCACGTTCCTGTCCGGACGGGTCGACGAGGACGACAACGCGTTCCGGACCGAACCGCTGTCCCCACTTCTCGGGATACGGGTCGACGAGTGGGACGCCCGCGAAGCCTCCTACGTCAACCCGGTGACGATCAACGGCTCGACGTTCGAGTCCCGGTTACTGTTCGAGCTGGTCATCCCGGAGGGCGCCGACGTCGTCGGGACCTACCGGACGGACTTCTACGCCGGTACGGCGGCCGTCACCCGCAACGAGTGGGGCGCCGGCCATGCCTGGTATGTGGGGGCCGCGCTCGACGACGCCGGAGTCTCCGCGGTGATCCGTGAGGTGCTGTCCCGACACGGGCTGCTCGGCCCGTGCGCCGACCTGCCGGACGTGGAGACCGCCGTCCGCGTCACCCCGGACGGCGACCGTCTCCTGTTCGTCCTCAACCACGGCGCGGCACCCGTCGAGCTCCCACCGGCCTGCGCCGGCGTCGACCTGCTGTCCGGCCATCCGGTCCGCACCCTCGGCCCCAACGGGGTCGCGATCTATTCGATCTCGGCCAGCCCGGGCGTCTCCTCCGCCTGGAAGACGGCCACGGCCTCCCCGCCGGGTCCGGCGATCACCCAGATGTGA
- a CDS encoding GH39 family glycosyl hydrolase: MSRLPAAWRACVGTGRMELALRRDYQDSLALVQREIGFRHMRGHGLFSDGMGIHRPFTHLGHEHVRHSFTYLDQVVDAYLELGVRPFLELGFMPDGLASGDQTVFWWKGNITPPRSWSAWADLVRDTVTHLVDRYGLAEVRQWPIEVWNEPNLTQFWLGADADAYHRLYEISAMTIKDVDAELQVGGPAISPGSDKWLETFAEFVVARDVPVDFVSRHAYTSGPAQHVPFGTHQTLAPASRLLDQFALPRQQLAGTRLAGLPVHITEFNSSYRPDNPIHDTAFHAAYLAPVVASGGDHADSFSYWTFSDMFEEEGIPVALFHGGFGLLTHRQVKKPTFHLYAFMARMADEILSRGPHHLMTSDSTGRVTVLAWAPVDHEDLRNSPSSHSLRLSAPMTGSSAFLMRSSVDEERGNAWTAWRAMGRPASPTSGQLDALREAAEPVRGHRALPVVNGRVTLDLTLARHEVTLLEITPVCDQTPSWWDDGRLLGAS, encoded by the coding sequence GTGAGCCGGTTGCCGGCCGCCTGGCGCGCGTGTGTCGGGACCGGCCGGATGGAACTCGCCCTGCGCCGCGACTATCAGGATTCGCTCGCTCTCGTCCAGCGGGAGATCGGGTTCCGGCACATGCGCGGGCACGGCCTGTTCAGCGACGGAATGGGCATCCACCGGCCGTTCACGCACCTCGGCCACGAGCACGTGCGGCACTCGTTCACCTATCTGGACCAGGTCGTCGACGCGTACCTGGAACTGGGCGTCAGGCCGTTCCTGGAGCTCGGTTTCATGCCGGACGGGCTCGCGTCGGGTGATCAGACGGTGTTCTGGTGGAAAGGCAACATCACGCCGCCGCGCTCCTGGTCGGCGTGGGCCGATCTGGTCCGGGACACGGTCACCCACCTGGTCGACCGATACGGCCTGGCCGAGGTCAGGCAATGGCCGATCGAGGTGTGGAACGAGCCGAATCTGACCCAGTTCTGGCTCGGCGCGGACGCCGACGCCTATCACCGGCTGTACGAGATCAGCGCCATGACGATCAAGGACGTGGACGCGGAGCTGCAGGTCGGCGGCCCGGCCATCTCGCCCGGCTCGGACAAGTGGCTGGAGACGTTCGCCGAATTCGTGGTCGCCCGGGACGTTCCGGTCGATTTCGTGAGCCGGCACGCGTACACCTCGGGTCCGGCTCAGCACGTGCCGTTCGGAACGCATCAGACGCTGGCCCCGGCCTCGCGACTGCTCGACCAGTTCGCGCTCCCACGTCAACAGTTGGCCGGCACCCGGCTGGCCGGACTGCCGGTGCACATCACCGAATTCAACTCGTCCTATCGTCCGGACAACCCGATCCACGACACGGCCTTTCACGCCGCCTATCTGGCGCCGGTGGTCGCCTCCGGCGGCGACCACGCCGACTCGTTCTCCTATTGGACGTTCAGCGACATGTTCGAGGAGGAGGGCATTCCGGTCGCGCTGTTCCACGGCGGGTTCGGCCTGCTCACCCATCGGCAGGTCAAAAAGCCGACCTTCCATCTGTACGCGTTCATGGCGCGCATGGCCGACGAGATCCTGTCCCGCGGCCCGCATCATCTGATGACCTCCGATTCCACCGGCCGGGTGACGGTTCTCGCGTGGGCGCCGGTCGACCACGAGGATCTGCGGAATTCACCGTCCTCGCATTCCCTGCGGCTGTCGGCGCCGATGACCGGATCGTCGGCCTTCCTGATGCGCTCGTCGGTCGACGAGGAACGCGGCAACGCGTGGACGGCGTGGCGGGCGATGGGTCGCCCGGCCTCACCCACCTCCGGGCAGCTCGACGCACTGCGGGAGGCCGCCGAACCGGTCCGCGGCCACCGCGCGCTGCCCGTCGTCAACGGCCGTGTCACGCTCGACCTGACGCTGGCCCGGCACGAGGTGACCCTGCTGGAGATCACGCCGGTGTGCGACCAGACGCCGTCGTGGTGGGACGACGGCCGCCTGCTGGGGGCGTCGTGA